In Mercurialis annua linkage group LG5, ddMerAnnu1.2, whole genome shotgun sequence, a single genomic region encodes these proteins:
- the LOC126683386 gene encoding uncharacterized protein LOC126683386, whose protein sequence is MTDYVQEQEMEIEALEAILMDEFKEIHSSESGLNTSNRCFQITISLQDDDEEYSTATPGQLALIFSHTEKYPDEPPLLNVQSIRGIQSSDLKALKGMLEQEATENLGMAMVYTLVSSAKEWLSEKFKQIAGGDNSEDEVAAKDEVIIPHGEAVTVETFLAWRERFEAELALERAKLMPEAVLSITKEKKLSGRQWFESGKAKGAAAVNEEIDEEDEEEIDFDDDDFEDDEDDMLEHYLAEKTDSSSRRAN, encoded by the exons ATGACTG ATTATGTGCAGGAACAGGAGATGGAAATTGAAGCATTGGAGGCAATACTAATGGATGAGTTCAAAG AAATTCATTCAAGTGAGAGTGGGTTAAATACTTCAAATCGATGCTTTCAGATAACGATTTCTCTGCAG gatgatgatgaagaatatTCAACTGCAACTCCAG GCCAGCTAGCTCTCATATTCTCCCACACTGAGAAGTATCCAGATGAACCTCCTCTGCTAAATGTGCAAAG CATACGAGGTATACAATCAAGTGATCTTAAAGCTTTGAAAGGAATGCTTGAACAAGAG GCAACTGAAAATCTTGGTATGGCTATGGTCTACACGCTTGTTTCATCAGCTAAAGAGTGGCTATCTGAAAAATTTAAACAGATTGCTGGCGGTGATAACAGTGAAGATGAAGTGGCAGCTAAAGATGAG GTAATTATACCACATGGAGAAGCTGTTACTGTTGAAACGTTTTTGGCATGGAGAGAAAGATTTGAAGCAGAATTGGCTCTTGAACGAGCAAA ATTGATGCCTGAGGCTGTTCTTAGTATCACTAAGGAGAAGAAGCTTTCAGGCAGACAGTGGTTTGAAAGTGGAAAAGCT AAAGGTGCAGCTGCAGTTAATGAAGAAATTGACGAGGAAGATGAGGAGGAAATCGactttgatgatgatgattttgaaG ATGATGAAGATGATATGCTAGAGCACTATCTGGCTGAGAAAACTGACTCATCGTCGAGGAGAGCCAATTAA
- the LOC126681000 gene encoding uncharacterized protein LOC126681000 isoform X1: MYGASSKLGGRGGGGRGGGRLSSFPPPPPHRASTPNKNSRLSLGGSGSNPRSRSSGGPTSTSTSAVEESFSLIPGRNPPAFAMIIRLAPDLVDEIRKVEAQGASARIKFDSMGNNNIGNVIDVGGKEFRFTWSKDSGDLCDIYEECQRGEDGNGALIESGSAWRKVNVQRILDESTKNHVKKLSEEAERKNKSRKAIVLDQGNPSMKNQLKQLALAESNPWKAPFKRKEPPYKKQKVEPTPVPKSTFRSGVPSTTSVKGRHSMSPLPSTPQRSNTPASPFGIGNISKNSVTTEEVMLTQMKSKENVSNSEKEIQIKASNAGQETPGRKGNFGTKPMDLQSFLIATLIENPKGMSLKALEKAVTDKIPKSAKKIEPVIKKIAIYQAPGKYLLKPGVDLESFKKLPSESGSSPEDNNHQTFVPEDNHDDGPALESRIIEKSPAVRFEEHAQINSKLEEENAIEKIDVQRNSPDLFVEKKISDNSEEQAGSSSESGSDSDSDTDSSDSGSDSGSRSRSRSRSKSPVGSGSSSDSESDASSNSKEGSDEDVDILCDDDKEPQLKVQACEPGFSASPDPWKSGRNGTDEKQDGEGSDAVDIDGPGSAGFDVEGHESGAVDIEKDWANDEKEVGLPLNASSVPTIEGDKHVEGAQSIFSVHDAIRERQNFIGTLFDDNENMTTDSFRHENSDSSEKLPKSKPKRGPDVKHIDEKSDHAKRSKVEIVAQLPISEGRDAQFSESPQHRDTVETFRDPVIQVMNKGDKEGNTDFGSQKAYNQAFNGKANSDFQQPGRTSADKIAWSKASDSTGKSNRPERSGHGHKFAEKDSQMHEDFPFQREKSSRETPNEDNSAKEKKLPRNSKEGGVGGRHSTSSDSHRKQRKAGVKLKDDAQVTNSHIASSPKNGNRVNVEKYPPVSGRSLQRELSELELGEFREPLLEEKPVKKQFDRKGSFRQSDNKPTTSDSRNSDLNKANPAGKTTLDSGKPSPSNIGYGVKRTPDYHIDDVTRLQHKIVQSHPQHLSRIDNAEIGVKRTPDCHIEDVTRSQHKSVQSHPQHLSRVDNAEVGPHLSKLAANGRLRQNEAGSKLGHSIEGYGESHRRGPSNAQLLHASKRGLLSNSTKESKTQSINPMPDLIDNRKDIMLAEVNNNPRKRRESSSEEDGSYLKYEKDVPELKGPIKDASQYEEYVQEYRDKYDSYCSLDKSLETYRNDFLKLGKDLEFTKGRDIDRHQKILMQLMESYRQCGARHKRLKKIFVVLHEELENLKQKMKEFAITSTKD, translated from the exons ATGTACGGCGCCTCCTCCAAGCTCGGCGGCCGTGGAGGCGGCGGCCGAGGAGGCGGACGTCTCTCCTCCTTCCCTCCACCGCCACCTCACCGAGCTTCCACACCAAATAAAAACTCCCGCCTGTCCCTCGGCGGGAGCGGGTCCAATCCTCGGAGCCGGAGCTCAGGCGGTCCCACAAGTACTTCCACGTCAGCCGTTGAGGAGTCATTCTCACTAATTCCGGGGAGAAACCCGCCGGCTTTCGCAATGATTATAAGACTAGCGCCGGATTTAGTTGATGAGATCAGAAAAGTTGAAGCTCAAGGTGCCTCTGCAAGAATCAAATTTGATTCCATGGGTAATAATAATATTGGAAAT GTTATTGATGTTGGTGGTAAGGAATTCAGATTTACTTGGTCGAAGGATTCTGGTGACCTATGTGATATTTATGAAGAATGTCAAAGAGGTGAAGATGGAAATGGTGCGCTTATTGAATCTGGGTCTGCGTGGCGTAAGGTTAATGTGCAACGTATACTAGATGAATCGACTAAGAACCATGTAAAGAAGCTGTCGGAGGAAGCTGAACGCAAAAATAAATCACGCAA AGCTATTGTGTTAGATCAGGGGAACCCATCTATGAAGAATCAACTAAAGCAATTAGCGCTTGCCGAGT CGAATCCATGGAAAGCGCCCTTTAAGCGAAAAGAGCCTCCTTATAAAAAGCAGAAAGTTGAACCTACACCAG TTCCCAAATCTACATTTAGATCGGGAGTTCCGTCAACCACTAGTGTAAAGGGTAGACATTCAATGTCACCTCTGCCATCTACACCTCAGCGATCTAACACTCCAGCTTCTCCATTTGGAATTGGAAATATTAGCAAGAACAGTGTGACCACAGAAGAAGTGATGCTAACCCAGATGAAAAGTAAAGAGAATGTCTCCAACTCAGAAAAAGAAATCCAGATTAAGGCCTCAAATGCTGGACAGGAGACACCAGGGCGCAAAGGGAACTTTGGGACAAAGCCAATGGATTTGCAGAGCTTTTTGATTGCTACTCTGATTGAGAACCCTAAAGGGATGAGCTTGAAG GCATTAGAGAAAGCTGTTACGGATAAAATTCCGAAATCTGCTAAAAAGATAGAGCCCGTTATTAAAAAG ATTGCAATTTACCAAGCTCCGGGAAAATATTTATTGAAACCAGGAGTGGACTTGGAAAGCTTCAAGAAACTTCCGTCTGAAAGTGGAAG TTCTCCTGAAGATAACAATCACCAGACATTTGTTCCTGAAGACAACCACGATGATGGACCTGCTCTTGAATCTAGAATCATTGAGAAAAGCCCTGCTGTCAGATTTGAAGAACATGCCCAAATAAACTCTAAACTTGAAGAAGAGAATGCAATAGAAAAAATTGATGTCCAACGTAATTCTCCTGATTTATTTGTTGAGAAAAAAATCTCTGACAATAGTGAGGAGCAGGCAGGCAGCTCTAGTGAAAGTGGAAGTGACAGTGATAGTGATACTGACAGCAGTGACAGCGGAAGTGATAGTGGAAGCCGTAGTAGAAGCAGGAGCAGAAGTAAAAGTCCAGTAGGAAGTGGGAGTAGTAGCGACAGTGAAAGTGATGCTTCTTCCAACAGTAAAGAGGGATCTGATGAGGATGTGGATATTCTATGTGATGATGACAAAGAACCCCAACTTAAGGTACAAGCTTGTGAGCCAGGTTTTTCTGCATCACCGGATCCCTGGAAGTCTGGGCGGAATGGGACAGATGAGAAACAAGATGGTGAGGGATCTGATGCTGTTGACATTGATGGTCCTGGATCTGCCGGTTTTGATGTTGAGGGTCATGAATCCGGTGCTGTTGACATTGAGAAGGATTGGGCTAATGATGAAAAGGAGGTTGGTTTACCTTTGAATGCTAGTTCGGTTCCCACCATAGAAGGTGATAAACATGTGGAAGGAGCTCAATCCATTTTTTCTGTACATGATGCCATACGAGAGCGCCAAAATTTTATAGGAACCCTGTTTGATGATAATGAAAATATGACTACTGACAGCTTCAGGCATGAAAATTCTGACAGCTCTGAGAAGTTACCTAAAAGTAAGCCTAAAAGAGGCCCTGATGTGAAGCACATTGATGAGAAATCTGACCATGCTAAGAGATCAAAAGTTGAAATTGTTGCTCAACTGCCGATTTCTGAGGGTAGAGATGCCCAGTTCTCTGAGAGTCCACAACATAGAGACACTGTGGAAACATTCAGGGACCCTGTTATTCAAGTGATGAATAAAGGTGATAAGGAAGGGAATACAGATTTTGGATCACAGAAGGCCTATAACCAGGCATTTAATGGAAAAGCTAATTCAGATTTTCAGCAACCTGGACGAACGTCTGCTGATAAAATTGCATGGTCAAAAGCTTCTGATTCTACTGGGAAATCCAACCGCCCTGAGAGATCAGGACATGGTCATAAATTTGCTGAAAAGGATTCTCAGATGCATGAAGATTTCCCTTTTCAAAGAGAAAAGTCTTCTAGAGAGACTCCAAATGAAGATAATTCTGCGAAGGAGAAAAAGTTGCCAAGAAACTCCAAGGAAGGCGGAGTTGGAGGCAGACATTCAACCTCTTCTGATTCCCACAGGAAACAGAGGAAGGCGGGTGTTAAATTAAAGGACGATGCACAAGTTACAAACTCACATATTGCATCTTCACCTAAAAATGGTAACAGAGTCAATGTAGAAAAGTATCCGCCTGTCAGTGGAAGAAGCCTCCAAAGAGAGCTTTCAGAACTGGAGTTGGGAGAATTTCGTGAGCCATTGCTCGAGGAAAAACCAGTTAAAAAACAGTTTGATCGGAAGGGTTCTTTTAGACAGTCAGATAACAAACCAACCACTTCAGATAGCCGTAATTCAGATTTAAACAAGGCGAATCCTGCTGGAAAGACAACACTAGACTCAGGAAAGCCATCTCCATCTAATATAGGTTATGGGGTCAAAAGGACCCCTGATTATCATATTGATGATGTAACAAGGTTGCAGCATAAGATTGTACAGTCTCATCCACAACATctttcaaggattgataatgcTGAAATTGGGGTCAAGAGGACCCCTGATTGTCATATTGAAGATGTAACAAGATCGCAGCATAAGAGTGTACAGTCTCATCCGCAACATCTTTCAAGGGTTGATAATGCTGAAGTTGGACCTCACTTAAGCAAGTTGGCAGCAAATGGTAGATTAAGACAGAATGAAGCAGGGTCAAAACTAGGACATAGTATAGAAGGCTATGGAGAAAGCCATAGAAGAGGCCCTAGCAATGCACAGCTGCTGCATGCCTCTAAACGTGGACTGCTTTCCAACTCAACAAAGGAAAGTAAAACACAATCTATTAATCCAATGCCTGACCTGATAGATAATAGAAAGGATATAATGCTGGCTGAGGTAAATAATAATCCTCGAAAGAGGAGGGAATCTTCCTCTGAGGAAGATGGCTCTTATTTGAAGTATGAAAAGGATGTACCTGAGCTCAAGGGACCAATTAAGGATGCTTCTCA GTATGAAGAGTATGTGCAGGAATACCGTGATAAGTATGACAGCTACTGCTCCTTGGACAAGAGTCTAGAAACCTACAG GAATGATTTCCTAAAACTGGGAAAGGACCTTGAATTTACTAAAGGCAGGGATATAGATAGACATCAAAAGATTTTAATGCAGTTAATGGAATCTTATCGTCAGTGTGGAGCG AGACACAAACGGTTGAAAAAGATATTTGTTGTACTTCATGAAGAATTAGAG AACCTGAAGCAAAAGATGAAAGAATTTGCCATCACTTCTACAAAAGATTGA
- the LOC126681000 gene encoding uncharacterized protein LOC126681000 isoform X2, producing MVKVNVQRILAESTKNHVKKLSEEAECKNKSRKAIVLDQGNPSMKNQLKQLALAESNPWKAPFKRKEPPYKKQKVEPTPVPKSTFRSGVPSTTSVKGRHSMSPLPSTPQRSNTPASPFGIGNISKNSVTTEEVMLTQMKSKENVSNSEKEIQIKASNAGQETPGRKGNFGTKPMDLQSFLIATLIENPKGMSLKALEKAVTDKIPKSAKKIEPVIKKIAIYQAPGKYLLKPGVDLESFKKLPSESGSSPEDNNHQTFVPEDNHDDGPALESRIIEKSPAVRFEEHAQINSKLEEENAIEKIDVQRNSPDLFVEKKISDNSEEQAGSSSESGSDSDSDTDSSDSGSDSGSRSRSRSRSKSPVGSGSSSDSESDASSNSKEGSDEDVDILCDDDKEPQLKVQACEPGFSASPDPWKSGRNGTDEKQDGEGSDAVDIDGPGSAGFDVEGHESGAVDIEKDWANDEKEVGLPLNASSVPTIEGDKHVEGAQSIFSVHDAIRERQNFIGTLFDDNENMTTDSFRHENSDSSEKLPKSKPKRGPDVKHIDEKSDHAKRSKVEIVAQLPISEGRDAQFSESPQHRDTVETFRDPVIQVMNKGDKEGNTDFGSQKAYNQAFNGKANSDFQQPGRTSADKIAWSKASDSTGKSNRPERSGHGHKFAEKDSQMHEDFPFQREKSSRETPNEDNSAKEKKLPRNSKEGGVGGRHSTSSDSHRKQRKAGVKLKDDAQVTNSHIASSPKNGNRVNVEKYPPVSGRSLQRELSELELGEFREPLLEEKPVKKQFDRKGSFRQSDNKPTTSDSRNSDLNKANPAGKTTLDSGKPSPSNIGYGVKRTPDYHIDDVTRLQHKIVQSHPQHLSRIDNAEIGVKRTPDCHIEDVTRSQHKSVQSHPQHLSRVDNAEVGPHLSKLAANGRLRQNEAGSKLGHSIEGYGESHRRGPSNAQLLHASKRGLLSNSTKESKTQSINPMPDLIDNRKDIMLAEVNNNPRKRRESSSEEDGSYLKYEKDVPELKGPIKDASQYEEYVQEYRDKYDSYCSLDKSLETYRNDFLKLGKDLEFTKGRDIDRHQKILMQLMESYRQCGARHKRLKKIFVVLHEELENLKQKMKEFAITSTKD from the exons ATGGTTAAGGTTAATGTACAACGTATATTAGCTGAATCAACTAAGAACCATGTAAAGAAGCTATCAGAGGAAGCTGAATGCAAAAATAAATCACGCAA AGCTATTGTGTTAGATCAGGGGAACCCATCTATGAAGAATCAACTAAAGCAATTAGCGCTTGCCGAGT CGAATCCATGGAAAGCGCCCTTTAAGCGAAAAGAGCCTCCTTATAAAAAGCAGAAAGTTGAACCTACACCAG TTCCCAAATCTACATTTAGATCGGGAGTTCCGTCAACCACTAGTGTAAAGGGTAGACATTCAATGTCACCTCTGCCATCTACACCTCAGCGATCTAACACTCCAGCTTCTCCATTTGGAATTGGAAATATTAGCAAGAACAGTGTGACCACAGAAGAAGTGATGCTAACCCAGATGAAAAGTAAAGAGAATGTCTCCAACTCAGAAAAAGAAATCCAGATTAAGGCCTCAAATGCTGGACAGGAGACACCAGGGCGCAAAGGGAACTTTGGGACAAAGCCAATGGATTTGCAGAGCTTTTTGATTGCTACTCTGATTGAGAACCCTAAAGGGATGAGCTTGAAG GCATTAGAGAAAGCTGTTACGGATAAAATTCCGAAATCTGCTAAAAAGATAGAGCCCGTTATTAAAAAG ATTGCAATTTACCAAGCTCCGGGAAAATATTTATTGAAACCAGGAGTGGACTTGGAAAGCTTCAAGAAACTTCCGTCTGAAAGTGGAAG TTCTCCTGAAGATAACAATCACCAGACATTTGTTCCTGAAGACAACCACGATGATGGACCTGCTCTTGAATCTAGAATCATTGAGAAAAGCCCTGCTGTCAGATTTGAAGAACATGCCCAAATAAACTCTAAACTTGAAGAAGAGAATGCAATAGAAAAAATTGATGTCCAACGTAATTCTCCTGATTTATTTGTTGAGAAAAAAATCTCTGACAATAGTGAGGAGCAGGCAGGCAGCTCTAGTGAAAGTGGAAGTGACAGTGATAGTGATACTGACAGCAGTGACAGCGGAAGTGATAGTGGAAGCCGTAGTAGAAGCAGGAGCAGAAGTAAAAGTCCAGTAGGAAGTGGGAGTAGTAGCGACAGTGAAAGTGATGCTTCTTCCAACAGTAAAGAGGGATCTGATGAGGATGTGGATATTCTATGTGATGATGACAAAGAACCCCAACTTAAGGTACAAGCTTGTGAGCCAGGTTTTTCTGCATCACCGGATCCCTGGAAGTCTGGGCGGAATGGGACAGATGAGAAACAAGATGGTGAGGGATCTGATGCTGTTGACATTGATGGTCCTGGATCTGCCGGTTTTGATGTTGAGGGTCATGAATCCGGTGCTGTTGACATTGAGAAGGATTGGGCTAATGATGAAAAGGAGGTTGGTTTACCTTTGAATGCTAGTTCGGTTCCCACCATAGAAGGTGATAAACATGTGGAAGGAGCTCAATCCATTTTTTCTGTACATGATGCCATACGAGAGCGCCAAAATTTTATAGGAACCCTGTTTGATGATAATGAAAATATGACTACTGACAGCTTCAGGCATGAAAATTCTGACAGCTCTGAGAAGTTACCTAAAAGTAAGCCTAAAAGAGGCCCTGATGTGAAGCACATTGATGAGAAATCTGACCATGCTAAGAGATCAAAAGTTGAAATTGTTGCTCAACTGCCGATTTCTGAGGGTAGAGATGCCCAGTTCTCTGAGAGTCCACAACATAGAGACACTGTGGAAACATTCAGGGACCCTGTTATTCAAGTGATGAATAAAGGTGATAAGGAAGGGAATACAGATTTTGGATCACAGAAGGCCTATAACCAGGCATTTAATGGAAAAGCTAATTCAGATTTTCAGCAACCTGGACGAACGTCTGCTGATAAAATTGCATGGTCAAAAGCTTCTGATTCTACTGGGAAATCCAACCGCCCTGAGAGATCAGGACATGGTCATAAATTTGCTGAAAAGGATTCTCAGATGCATGAAGATTTCCCTTTTCAAAGAGAAAAGTCTTCTAGAGAGACTCCAAATGAAGATAATTCTGCGAAGGAGAAAAAGTTGCCAAGAAACTCCAAGGAAGGCGGAGTTGGAGGCAGACATTCAACCTCTTCTGATTCCCACAGGAAACAGAGGAAGGCGGGTGTTAAATTAAAGGACGATGCACAAGTTACAAACTCACATATTGCATCTTCACCTAAAAATGGTAACAGAGTCAATGTAGAAAAGTATCCGCCTGTCAGTGGAAGAAGCCTCCAAAGAGAGCTTTCAGAACTGGAGTTGGGAGAATTTCGTGAGCCATTGCTCGAGGAAAAACCAGTTAAAAAACAGTTTGATCGGAAGGGTTCTTTTAGACAGTCAGATAACAAACCAACCACTTCAGATAGCCGTAATTCAGATTTAAACAAGGCGAATCCTGCTGGAAAGACAACACTAGACTCAGGAAAGCCATCTCCATCTAATATAGGTTATGGGGTCAAAAGGACCCCTGATTATCATATTGATGATGTAACAAGGTTGCAGCATAAGATTGTACAGTCTCATCCACAACATctttcaaggattgataatgcTGAAATTGGGGTCAAGAGGACCCCTGATTGTCATATTGAAGATGTAACAAGATCGCAGCATAAGAGTGTACAGTCTCATCCGCAACATCTTTCAAGGGTTGATAATGCTGAAGTTGGACCTCACTTAAGCAAGTTGGCAGCAAATGGTAGATTAAGACAGAATGAAGCAGGGTCAAAACTAGGACATAGTATAGAAGGCTATGGAGAAAGCCATAGAAGAGGCCCTAGCAATGCACAGCTGCTGCATGCCTCTAAACGTGGACTGCTTTCCAACTCAACAAAGGAAAGTAAAACACAATCTATTAATCCAATGCCTGACCTGATAGATAATAGAAAGGATATAATGCTGGCTGAGGTAAATAATAATCCTCGAAAGAGGAGGGAATCTTCCTCTGAGGAAGATGGCTCTTATTTGAAGTATGAAAAGGATGTACCTGAGCTCAAGGGACCAATTAAGGATGCTTCTCA GTATGAAGAGTATGTGCAGGAATACCGTGATAAGTATGACAGCTACTGCTCCTTGGACAAGAGTCTAGAAACCTACAG GAATGATTTCCTAAAACTGGGAAAGGACCTTGAATTTACTAAAGGCAGGGATATAGATAGACATCAAAAGATTTTAATGCAGTTAATGGAATCTTATCGTCAGTGTGGAGCG AGACACAAACGGTTGAAAAAGATATTTGTTGTACTTCATGAAGAATTAGAG AACCTGAAGCAAAAGATGAAAGAATTTGCCATCACTTCTACAAAAGATTGA
- the LOC126681276 gene encoding uncharacterized protein LOC126681276 encodes MLLPTGVIGMNSTMDDMNLIQQAQRHHLVVREIGEEIDLEIGHGDDDSSFTNTHLLGGAREPSAEEHDEAKNMAMSSQISAEDRDMSKSPPAKRKKKVVKRWREEWADTYKWAYVDVKDGTARIFCSVCREYGRKHRRNPYGNEGSRNMQMSALEEHNNSLLHKEALRLQIASKDKIIVDKPIYVKALMSKTAGSIVEAALKRDPHETEFIQSVQEAVHGLERVIAKNTHYVNIMERLLEPERMLLFRVPWVDDKGEAHVNRGFRVQFSQAMGPCRGGIRFHPSMNLSIAKFLGFEQTLKNALSPYKLGGAAGGSDFDPKGKSDNEIMRFCQSFMNEIYRYLGPDKDLPSEDMGVGTREMGYLFGQYRRLAGHFQGSFTGPRIYWSGSSLRTEATGYGLVFFAQLMLADLNKELKGLRCAVSGSGKIAMHVVEKLIAYGAIPISVSDSKGYLVDDEGFDYMKISFLRDIKAQHRSLRDYSKTYARSKYYDEAKPWNEKCDVAFPCASQNEIDQSDAINLVNSGCRILVEGSNMPCTPEAVDVLRKANVITAPAMAAGAGGVVAGELELNHECNMVHWSPEDFESKLQEAMKQIYQRSLKAASDFGYQKESPEALAHGAAISAFLAIAQAMTDQGCV; translated from the exons ATGTTACTGCCAACTGGTGTAATAGGGATGAATTCCACTATGGATGATATGAATTTGATTCAGCAGGCGCAGAGGCATCACTTAGTTGTCAGAGAAATAGGCGAGGAGATTGATCTGGAGATTGGTCATGGAGACGATGATTCTTCATTTACTAATACCCATTTACTAGGTGGTGCACGTGAGCCTTCTGCTGAGGAGCACGATGAGGCGAAGAATATGGCAATGAGTTCTCAAATTTCTGCTGAAGATCGAGATATGTCAAAGTCACCGCCAGcgaaaagaaagaagaaggtGGTTAAACGATGGAGAGAGGAATGGGCGGATACTTACAAGTGGGCATATGTCGATGTGAAGGACGGAACTGCAAGAATATTTTGTTCTGTTTGTAGAGAATATGGTCGGAAGcatagaagaaatccttatgGGAATGAAGGCAGCAGGAACATGCAGATGAGTGCATTGGAAGAGCATAATAATAGTCTGCTTCACAAAGAAGCTCTTCGTCTTCAGATAGCCTCCAAGGATAAGATCATTGTTGATAAGCCCATTTATGTAAAAG CTCTTATGTCCAAAACAGCTGGATCTATTGTCGAAGCTGCACTTAAAAGGGATCCACATGAGACTGAATTTATACAATCAGTACAAGAAGCTGTTCATGGTTTAGAAAGAGTGATTGCAAAAAATACTCA TTATGTTAACATCATGGAACGCTTGTTGGAACCTGAGCGTATGCTTCTTTTTCGAGTTCCTTGGGTGGATGACAAGGGTGAGGCCCATGTAAATCGGGGGTTCCGAGTACAATTTAGCCAGGCAATGGGTCCATGTAGGGGTGGCATTCGTTTTCATCCTTCTATGAACTTAAGTATTGCTAAGTTTCTTGGTTTTGAACAG ACATTAAAAAATGCCTTATCACCATACAAATTGGGAGGGGCTGCAGGAGGTAGTGATTTTGATCCAAAAGGAAAAAGCGATAATGAG ATCATGCGCTTTTGTCAGAGTTTCATGAACGAGATCTATAGATATCTCGGTCCCGATAAG GATCTCCCTTCAGAAGATATGGGTGTTGGTACTCGAGAAATGGGATATCTATTTGGGCAGTACAGACGTCTTGCAGGTCATTTTCAG GGAAGTTTTACAGGGCCAAGGATATATTGGTCTGGTTCTAGCCTGCGAACAGAAGCTACTGGTTATGGACTG GTTTTCTTTGCTCAGCTTATGCTCGCAGACTTAAACAAAGAACTCAAAGGACTAAG GTGTGCTGTAAGTGGTTCCGGAAAGATTGCAATGCACGTTGTGGAGAAGCTGATTGCTTATGGTGCTATTCCAATCAGTGTATCAG ATTCCAAGGGATACTTAGTGGATGATGAAGGATTTGATTACATGAAAATATCATTTTTGCGAGATATCAAAGCCCAGCATAGAAGTTTGAG AGATTACTCTAAGACTTATGCACGGTCTAAGTACTATGATGAAGCAAAACCTTGGAACGAAAAGTGTGATGTCGCGTTTCCTTGCGCTTCCCAAAATGAAATAGACCAATCTGACGCCATTAATCTGGTGAATTCAGGTTGTCGCATACTAGTAGAAG GCTCAAACATGCCCTGTACGCCTGAAGCTGTTGATGTCTTAAGAAAAGCAAATGTTATTACTGCTCCTGCAATGGCAGCTGGTGCTGGAGGG GTTGTTGCCGGAGAGCTTGAATTAAACCATGAATGCAACATGGTGCACTGGTCTCCTGAGGATTTTGAATCTAAGTTGCAG GAAGCCATGAAGCAGATATACCAAAGATCTTTGAAGGCTGCAAGTGATTTCGGTTACCAAAAAGAGAGTCCCGA AGCCTTGGCACACGGAGCAGCCATATCTGCATTTCTGGCTATTGCTCAAGCTATGACCGATCAAGGATGTGTATAG